Genomic DNA from Calditrichota bacterium:
TGGTGGTGGGGCCAGTCACCCCCGTTGGGCGCGAAGGTGAGGTGACGACCCTGGCGGGACGAGATCCGGACCAGGTGTCGAAAGTGGTGAACGGCCACAACGACGCCATCGAATACTGCTACCAGAAGGAGCTAAAGCGCAACCCCACACTCAAGGGGAAACTGGTGGTTCGCTTCACCATCAACCCGCAGGGGAAAGTCAGCAGCGCTACCATCGTGTCGTCCACCCTGAACAGCCCGGAGCTTGAGGCGTGCATCCTGCGCCGTATCCAACGCTGGGACGATTTTGGCGCAGTGGATGCATCACTGGGGGATGCCACCTTTCGTCAGGTCTACACCTTCGGTTTCTGACCACCCTTGCTTGGCAAGGCTCAGCTGACGCCGAGGTGCCTAACGCGGTAGCTCGTCGACCGTGGCGCACAGCTCACGGTCTTTTTTGTGACCGGCCAGCGGTCCTATGTGGCACATGTCGTGAGGAGTGCTGAAGAGCAAACGAACTCACACCTGTGGAGAACTGCGCGCCTGCCATCAAGGGCAGGAGGTGACGGTGATGGGGTGGGTGCGCCATCGCCGTGACCATGGCGGCATCTTCTTCGTGGACTTGGTAGACCGTTACGGCCTGGTGCAGATCAACTTTGATGCCTCGGCACATCCGAAGCTCTGTGAGCAGGCGCGGGAGCTGAAGGCAGAATGGGTGGTAGCGGTCACGGGCACAGTGCGCATGCGACCGGAGGGGATGCGGAACCCAAACCTGGCAACCGGCGACATCGAGGTGGTGGCTAACGAGCTGGAAGTGCTCAACAAGGCCAAGACGCCGCCGTTCGAGATCAAGGATCCGGTTGAAGCCTCCGAGGAACTGCGCCTCACTTACCGTTACCTTGACTTGCGCCGGCCGGAACTGCAGAAGAACATGTTGCTCAGGCACCGCGTCTACCAGGTGGTGCGACGCTACCTGGATGCGCACGGTTTTGTGGAGATCGAGACGCCCTTCCTCATCAAGAGCACACCGGAGGGCGCACGTGACTATCTGGTGCCGAGCAGGATCCACAAGGGGAGGTTCTACGCCCTGCCCCAGTCGCCGCAAACCTACAAGCAGCTCCTGATGGTGGCGGGGTTCGATCGCTATTTCCAGATTGTCCGCTGTTTCCGCGACGAAGACCTGCGCGCCGACCGCCAGCCAGAGTTCACTCAGATCGACATGGAGATGTCCTTCGTCGACGCCGACGATGTGCGCGCCGTGTGCGAGGGGCTGATGGCAGAGGTGCTGGAGCAGGTGCTCGGTTATCAGCTCGCCACGCCTTTGCCCGTGTTGCCCTACGATGAGGCCATGGCCAAGTACGGCACTGACAAACCTGATTTGCGCTTTGCACTCCCCATCACCGACATCAGTTCCTTGGTGGCAGGGAGCCAGTTCCGCGTGTTTGCCGAGACCGTGAACAGCGGCGGTATGGTCGCCGGCCTGTGCGTGCCGCAGGCAGAGGTCTTCACCAGGAAGAAAGTCGATGACCTGACCGCTGCTGCCAAAGAGCTGGGGGGGAAAGGGCTGGTGGCCTTGAAGGTGACGCCCGACGGCTGGGAAGGAGGCGCGGCCAAGTTCTTTTCCGCAGCGGAGATTGCTGCCGTCAACGCCGCCATGCATGCGACTGCCGGGCAGATGCTCTTCCTGGTGG
This window encodes:
- the aspS gene encoding aspartate--tRNA ligase; protein product: MLKSKRTHTCGELRACHQGQEVTVMGWVRHRRDHGGIFFVDLVDRYGLVQINFDASAHPKLCEQARELKAEWVVAVTGTVRMRPEGMRNPNLATGDIEVVANELEVLNKAKTPPFEIKDPVEASEELRLTYRYLDLRRPELQKNMLLRHRVYQVVRRYLDAHGFVEIETPFLIKSTPEGARDYLVPSRIHKGRFYALPQSPQTYKQLLMVAGFDRYFQIVRCFRDEDLRADRQPEFTQIDMEMSFVDADDVRAVCEGLMAEVLEQVLGYQLATPLPVLPYDEAMAKYGTDKPDLRFALPITDISSLVAGSQFRVFAETVNSGGMVAGLCVPQAEVFTRKKVDDLTAAAKELGGKGLVALKVTPDGWEGGAAKFFSAAEIAAVNAAMHATAGQMLFLVADRREVCLPVLGALRLRLGKELGLIDEGKISLLWVTDFPLLEYSQEEGRFVAMHHPFTSPLREDIPLLQTSPERVRAQAYDLVFNGTEVAGGSIRIHDAELQREVFRVLAISQEEAERKFGFLLEALQYGAPPHGGIAFGFDRLVMLLAGKETIRDVIAFPKTTSALSLMDGAPSEISPEQLRELGLRLAE